In Verrucomicrobiia bacterium, one DNA window encodes the following:
- a CDS encoding MauE/DoxX family redox-associated membrane protein yields the protein MVEGDCSTSKLANGPAAPGQTPHEPTGCAWKNGLWDVAAVLARWSLGVLFVYLGLNKALHPVEFLKLVRQYELVASPFLLNSIAATLPWFEVFCGLLLLAGVAVRGASLVLVMMLAPFTAVVLRHALALAAAQKLPLCAIRFDCGCGAGAVWICHKLAENVLLIVLAAWLAVSGRRRFSLRFGIF from the coding sequence ATGGTCGAGGGTGATTGTTCCACATCGAAACTTGCAAATGGTCCGGCGGCCCCTGGCCAGACGCCGCACGAGCCGACAGGTTGCGCCTGGAAGAATGGCCTTTGGGATGTGGCCGCCGTGCTGGCCCGGTGGAGCCTGGGCGTCCTCTTTGTTTACCTGGGCTTGAACAAGGCGCTGCACCCGGTCGAGTTCCTCAAACTCGTGCGGCAGTATGAGCTGGTTGCCAGTCCGTTCCTATTGAATTCAATCGCTGCAACCCTCCCCTGGTTCGAGGTTTTTTGCGGCCTGCTGTTGCTGGCCGGCGTGGCAGTCCGGGGGGCAAGTTTGGTGCTCGTGATGATGCTGGCGCCTTTCACAGCCGTGGTGCTCCGGCATGCCTTGGCCCTGGCTGCCGCCCAGAAATTGCCCCTTTGCGCCATCCGGTTTGATTGCGGCTGCGGCGCCGGCGCGGTCTGGATATGCCATAAGCTCGCCGAGAACGTTTTGTTAATCGTGCTCGCCGCGTGGCTCGCCGTCTCAGGCCGGAGACGGTTCTCTCTCCGGTTCGGAATTTTCTAA